Part of the Quercus lobata isolate SW786 chromosome 6, ValleyOak3.0 Primary Assembly, whole genome shotgun sequence genome, TTTGTCTCACTTCTAACCTACAAGGAATAAATATCTATAATCTAACTTTGTATCGCTCTGCTATCATCCTCATTTCCTCACTTTAcctattcttattaaaaaattagttatctTTGACACATTCATTTAGTTTTGGGAAATTGTTGGAGTATTAATCAAAGAGAAATAGtatgtttttattctctcttttcctttttctttttctttttctctctctttttttacgCTATATTTTAAATCTTGATTTGTAagctattaaatatataaaacaccaatgttcctattttgtattttgatttttatatttagcGCTCTATATAATATTGAATGATGTAAGATTTAATTTGAATGATGAAAtgaattttgttcttttattcaAAATGGATGGAATCTAATCCATGTTATCTACCCTTAAATTACATGGTGTAGGCCCCGGAGTTCAAAagataattaaataattcaaCCGTGTACAATAAATTAGCAAGTTCACAGCACAACAAATTATATGAATTttcacttaatattttaaatcaCACAAAAGAATAATTACATAGCACAcgcaaaatttaaaataattaagtgTAAGTAGTCATTAATTAATTGGATATCAACACACGTCATTGCAGTTTCCGGTGTGCTGCCCTTTAAAAATACTTACATGAACATGAACCTAATCCTAATACACGTAATTCAATGTATTAGTTGACTaaatcaccaaaaaagaaagaaagaaagaaagaaaggggtGTTGTAGAAGTGAGTTTACCTATGgtcttttttttgtgtatttttaatCCATGGTCTTAATCGTACAAATACAGCAAGTTTCGTGAAAAGTCTTCATTAAAAatacttttctctctcccacgTTGGAGTGCTTCCTCTCTCGAGTGCTTTCTTTTACTGTTCTCGAGtgttctttccttttccttgatAGGAACGATCTCTAAGGCCCTATTTCGGAACTTTTAGTTCTGATTAGGTGGCCTAAATTCTTTAAAAGGATCCAAATTTCACGGTAAGGATCAGAATCATGGAGAAAGAGCTGATAGATGTTTTGAAGAACATGCAGCTAACGAAAGAAGAAGAGTTGCAGATCTCAGTTTCGGAAGAAGGCAGAGCACAGGTAATAGAGGAGTGTTCTCAGAGTTTGATGGGGAAGCTGTTGACGGACAGAAAGCAAAACCTTCGTGCTCTGAAGAATACTCTAAGGACTGCTTGGAAGATTGGCCAGGATTTAAAGATTGTGGAAGTCGGAAGTGATATCCTTCAATTCAAGTTTGCCAATGAATATCAGCTAAGGTGGGTTGAAACAAACGGGCCATGGAACTTTGAAAATAACCTTCTATTGCTCAAAAGATGGGAGAGGGGAATGACGGCAAGTAATATTTCTTTTACCCACTCTcctttttgggtacaaatttGGGGTTTGCCTTTTGATATGATGACAGAGAAGATAGGAAAGGAGATAGGCAGTAATTTGGGGATTTTTATGACAGTAGATACAAGATCATGGATGTCAGAGCAAGCCAAGTTCATGAGAGTGAAGGTGAATCTTCCGTTGGAAAAACCCCTAAGAAGATGTGGAAAGGTTGCTAGTCCAGAGGGGGAAAGTTTTTGCATCCAATTTCGGTATGAAAGGCTGTCGGTTTTCTGCTTCAGATGTGGAGTAATGGGGCATGATGAGCGACATTGCAAGAAAAGTGGCCAACAAAATCAAGCTCTGCAATATGGTGAATGGTTAAGGGCTCAAGGTGGAGGAAAAGCAAAATCGgcaaaagaagaacaaagaaggaGTCCTCTAAACCAGCAAGTTGATGACACGGCAATGCAAGAAAGGATGCAGTTTGGGGCGGAAGACGGGGGCTACTCCTATTCCCGTGGCGGTGCACAATCCGGGGATAACCTTG contains:
- the LOC115994587 gene encoding uncharacterized protein LOC115994587, with the translated sequence MEKELIDVLKNMQLTKEEELQISVSEEGRAQVIEECSQSLMGKLLTDRKQNLRALKNTLRTAWKIGQDLKIVEVGSDILQFKFANEYQLRWVETNGPWNFENNLLLLKRWERGMTASNISFTHSPFWVQIWGLPFDMMTEKIGKEIGSNLGIFMTVDTRSWMSEQAKFMRVKVNLPLEKPLRRCGKVASPEGESFCIQFRYERLSVFCFRCGVMGHDERHCKKSGQQNQALQYGEWLRAQGGGKAKSAKEEQRRSPLNQQVDDTAMQERMQFGAEDGGYSYSRGGAQSGDNLGNAKRGSTVSMTSEEGEHATQEVCQFQFQIQNSRHDETEARKKKEYIHGEKGKENNQNMGPAQTFMSTVGCENRVSGITHMGRVEGKNIEFQEVNSPVKMDIGLSLEKENSDVENKTQKKKGKLKKLARGQNKEFELGRDAASNIIGVKRTLWADEEMVDGGRQKKLCGSNTIPLELSAVSAEQHRREP